Within Puntigrus tetrazona isolate hp1 chromosome 17, ASM1883169v1, whole genome shotgun sequence, the genomic segment ACGACTAGACGAGAACGGATACCCACTCCGTCTGGGAGGGTCTATGCAGTCATCCAGAGCGCGCTAAAGGCCAGGCAGGATCACCAGAACCCCATGATATGCCTGGTGCGCTTGCTGGTGAGGCGCGGGAGCAACCGACAGTCTATAACGAAAAAACACCGTCTCCTTGACGTCTGGATCTTTTCCCAAACACAAGTTATGAGTTATTTAAGATTCCTCGCTCGCCAAGTTAAACGGAACCTATGTGAAAACTTAAAGATCGATGCACGGGTGCAAAGTCGGGTGCGGGCTAGCTGTaagaaaacattaagaaaacGCAAGTCATTGTTTTTCCAGTAGCCACGAATATCAATTTCTTTAATTACCATGTGATGACTACCACCCCTCTGTGCTCAGAGAGCGCGCATTTAGCCCGTGTTTGTCCAATATAACGCCCGCAATAAACTACAACACCCCAATAAACGAATTAGGAAAACCAACTCTGGCACGCTAATGGATCACTTTGTATGCAAATATCCGATATGTTATTTGAGCGaggggggggagagagagagagaaggagggcTCTTGTTGTCACTTGCCACCCAAGACGTGATTCAGCCTCAACAATTACCATTATCTGTTTCCCCACTTTTCACGAATTCGGACGAATCGGTAATGATGAAGAGCGTTACCCTCCATCATTGTGAAAGTAACGGGCCATTCTTTGCCGGGTTCACACCTACCATTACGGGGATTTAAGTGCACGAGTCATTGAGGTACTTAGAACCCATAAGGAGGAGAGGCCTCAAAGCAGCCACCAAGTGCTGTTTATATAAACAGCGCGACATCAGTGTACACACTGTCACTCGGGTGAGAAAGCGCAGATCGCTTCAGCACCGCTCCACCGAGGAGAGCTCTTGAAGATCGAGAAGCAGACCTGGAACTAACAGCGACCCAGCCCTACAGATGGCCATCTCTAACAAGTTCAGTTTCACTGTGAGAAGTATTTTGGATCTGCCGGAAAACGACACGGAGAGCATCGCGCACCATTCTCCAGCGGACTCCTATTCCGTCTCACCTTACTCGTCCTGGGCTGAAAACGAGAGGGGGCATGTCTGTAAGTCCTTAAAACGCCAATTTTAAAATGCGTTTCTAGATGCCCATGAgtggttttaattaattacactaTTGAAGTTCTACGTTACATTATATAACTGTAAAGCACACGCATTTCCTCAGAGAAACGGTAAATAAAGGCTAAtcggtttttttgtttgtttttctttagcaTCAGACGAGAGCAACCTCGAGGCTTCCCCGGACTCCACCGGGCCGCACGCGCTTTCGCCGGAGGCGGAGCACGAAAAGCGGAAGAAGCGCCGCGTGTTGTTCTCCAAGGCTCAGACGTACGAACTGGAGAGACGCTTCCGTCAGCAGCGGTACCTGTCCGCTCCGGAACGAGAGCAGCTCGCGCACCTGCTCCGCCTCACGCCCACGCAGGTGAAGATCTGGTTTCAGAACCACAGGTACAAGATGAAGAGAGCGCGGATAGAGTGCGCCCAGGACCTCCGCCAGCCTCCGGTGCTGCGCAGAGTCGTGGTGCCCATTTTGGTCCGAGACGGCAAACCGTATCAGAACTGCGCTATTGACGCAGAAAAAGGAAGCTGCGTCGTTCCTCCGGCAGTGCCGTCCTCGCCCTTCGGCGTTCAAGGTTTCCAGCCTTTACAGCAACAAACGCCCTTCGCGCTTTTCCCCACGTACCAGCACTTTACCAACACGGCGGCCTCCCGCCACCACTTCTGTGTCTGGTGAGATTCGCTTAGGACCCCGCGAACTATTTTGGGACTTACCCCACAGGACAGCGCATGGATTCCTCTTGAttcaagttgttttttaattacatgaaGTGTTAGGTCTATTGAAGTAGAAACTGCGTTTCGGCGTTGATGagataagaaataaataaataaataaataaatgctgtttgcaCATATTATATGTTCTATTTAGTTGCATTTTGTGAGAGTTTTGTATTCATTGATGTCGTTTATAATTGCCTAGATAGTGTATTTTTgaactgtttgtgtttgttttaaaccaAAAGTTTATATATCTGTGAGAAATGTTTTATACTGTGAATAATGTAGTGTCATAATTTGACGCGACTGCCTCAGCTTAAAGTGCGTTTTCGTTCATTATtctatgtattaaaaaaagagaataaaaagatttttttttagcaattgtTCAAATTATTGTTGCTTTACACACATTAcactaaatgtttaaaatcactccttttaatttttaatgctttaaaatatttaatttcttaggttttatatatatatatatatatatatatatatatatatatatatatatatatatatatatatatatgtgtgtgtgtgtggctatGTATGTTTAATTCGTTcacttattttttgttaatcCCTTCGATTGTTACACATACTGTTTGTACAAAAGATCTCAGactgaactaaaaaaaagaGTACTAGAATTTGGGCACAGCAAGAGATGAGTGTCTTTTGTGATGTTAAGACGTCCACTTTCACCCGACAGAGAAGACCAAATAACCAGCTTAAAGAAAGAATTCTTATTTAAGGCTCAGGAAAGTAGGCAAACACCGAGCAAGAAATGCAGGACGCACAATGGCTGTTGATTCTTGTGTGACAGCAACATTTCTACACTCCGGCTTTCATCATCTTTTTACGGCGCGCAATATTAACACACCGCGCTTACagcctttttattttgtttttgagtgtCTTTTTTTGGTGACCAAGTAAGAAAACCTTGttgttgaatgtttttaaagttgttgCACCAGCGGTTTGGGCCACTGTctgcttcatattttaaaaGAGGGTGTATTAACGTTAACAACAAAGGCTTGATTTGTGTTGCTTTCTCGAACCCGAGCTCTTCCCAATTAATTCAGCGACCCAGTCAGCATCATCCTTGTCACCTGGCCCTTTGTCTCCTCTCCCGGGCCACCTTGTACTACACACGGAGGGGACTGACCGCGGCGCGCTCTTCTCCACATCTTccctaaaacactttttttgtgtcgTCCTCTGAAAGGACCATTGTGTGGTTCCCAAAGGGACCTAGACAAAATCCGCAGCGTCTCGATTCTCGTCATGTTTAATCGGTCCCGGGTGACGAATTTATGGGCTTTAACGAGACAATGGAGTTTTAAAAGTCGTTGGGTTTTGGAAAGTGACAAAGACAGGCTTTTAGAGGTCTCTCCTGGTTTATGGCGACCCAACGGACCTCACGAACGTGCGCGTAAACAGTACGTAACCTCGTGGTGTGGATGCGCGCAAATGTGCTTTGACTTCTTTACGCTACGCGCTGGGTTGCTTTAGGGTTGAGGGGTAAACGCATCAGGAACGCATTTTCACGAGACCTGGCTGACTTGCTGGTGTTTTTCTCTACCTGTTTCTTGATTGCGCTTCTATTAATCGTTTAGCATTCAAATACACCAAAAGTAGATGAATTCAAATGCAACCGCGAAAAGCGTACCGACCGAACCAGATAGGCCTTCCTATAAAAGTAGCTTTTGTTCGATATTTTGTCAAGATATGGTTAATAAAGTAAACCTTGCcgaattaataaaatgaactgttgttattatgttgcttttttaaaactaataggCTAAATGCACTTTCCGTGTCATTGCAAATGCGTTTTTATGCCCCCATTTGTCCCGTTTAGATTTCACAGGGTTGCCACTCTGCCACCTTGAGGTTAACAGCTTCCTGTGGCGGGTTTGATCTGATTGCGCTCGGGGGGAAACGAATATCCCCATGCACTTCTCTGCCTTGACCCGTCCCTCTGCAAAAGGCATTATTGTCCCTCTCCACTAGATGTCGCCACAGCACCGCGGAGTCTCAAAAGTGAGCCTTCCCTCGTCAATATTTAGGCTGCTGCACCTGATGAGCGTCAACATCACTCCAGCAGAAAACAAACGTCCACTAAAACACGAGCAAAAACATgcatgatataatatataataataacaacacataCAACGCCTTTGAATAAATCGTGCCTTATATAGCACTCATGAGCATACGTGCATGTTGAAAACACTGGCCACCCAGGTAGCGCTGAAAGTAATCGTCCGGATCTCCAAtagaaaaagatatttaaaaacgaGACAAAGCATACTACTAATTGCTGTTAATTGGCCATGATAGCCGTACTCCAGTAGAGGGGAGTGAGCCTGATTAAGATAATTAAGAGAGCCTTTTGTAAACTGGATCAAGTAGGCCGAACACCTTGAAAGCGGCGTCGGGCGCCCCATAGTTTTGACACTAATTGTTATAATTGCGCGCGCGATTATCGTCACTGGTGCACAGGCCCCGCCCACCTGCGCTAACTTCAAACTACACGAATGCTTTTCTTAGTTTAAGGGCGGGAACGTTTCGTTAAGATGACAAACGTTGCATAAAGTTGGAGCACTTGGCCAACGCTGGACATTAGCTATGATAATATTCGTAAaagaatgaaacattttttccccGAAACTGTAAAAAGTCGCTAATGTGTTGTGgcgtttgaaaaaaaaaacctaaaatgatCGGTCCGCGCGCGCTTCGTCTTGTCAAACATTCAGCGACCACCAGAAGACGCTGTATTCCCTCGTCTTCAACGTTTGACGGCTCATCCTAACAGTTTATGTGACATGTTATGTTGTTCTGCGTCATGCATACTTGCTTTGGTCTTCTTTGTTATTGCTGGGCCATACAGATCGCATTTTAGATATATAGGAGgtaaatagtgtgtgtgtgtgtgtgtgtgtgtgtgtgtgtgtg encodes:
- the nkx2.9 gene encoding NK2 transcription factor related, locus 9: MAISNKFSFTVRSILDLPENDTESIAHHSPADSYSVSPYSSWAENERGHVSSDESNLEASPDSTGPHALSPEAEHEKRKKRRVLFSKAQTYELERRFRQQRYLSAPEREQLAHLLRLTPTQVKIWFQNHRYKMKRARIECAQDLRQPPVLRRVVVPILVRDGKPYQNCAIDAEKGSCVVPPAVPSSPFGVQGFQPLQQQTPFALFPTYQHFTNTAASRHHFCVW